ATGCGGGCGTGGTCGCGAATCTGACCCAGAACTGCATTTAGGGTTTCGCCGCCGACATTGTCGAAGAACAGGTCGATTCCGTCCGGGAATGCCTCACCGAGGCCCGCGCGGACATCTGCCGTGCGGTAGTCGATCACCTCATCGAAACCGCACTCGTCCTTCAACCAGGCGCACTTCTCCTCGCCTCCGGCACTGCCGACCACCTTGCTGGCTCCCAGAAGCCGGGCGAACTGGCCGGCCATGCTGCCGACGGCCCCGCCCGCGCCCGTGACGAAGACCGA
The sequence above is drawn from the Actinomycetes bacterium genome and encodes:
- a CDS encoding NADP-dependent oxidoreductase codes for the protein SVFVTGAGGAVGSMAGQFARLLGASKVVGSAGGEEKCAWLKDECGFDEVIDYRTADVRAGLGEAFPDGIDLFFDNVGGETLNAVLGQIRDHARIVMCGAISNYDSKELQPGPANIINAISRRALLQGFIVLDHFDRAQEASQEMAQWLLAGRLQSRVDVTEGLEHAPDALIGLFTGANIGKTLVAV